The proteins below are encoded in one region of Paenarthrobacter ilicis:
- a CDS encoding EAL domain-containing protein, with protein sequence MTSTTPGLPADLDPRIGRLERQVRELTAELHQARYEQRRDALTDALTGLGNRLALVDAFIQAQDDADQGSAPPALLLMNLDGFTALKNAAGYAAADQVLVTVAMRVRAAVRDGDVVFRLGGDEFAVLLPATPKPRATAVGNRILAALEPAIDLGNDAVRCGASMGLRIAEPYHSAEDLLQEADLAMEESKAEGRNKLKVFDPATLLARQLRRQIVGELPEAIRSDQLVLFYQPIVELATGRIEGCEALVRWNHPVHGLIMPDSFIPVAEATGQIAELGRWVLRTAVRQLHEWRHDPATAGHDFSMRINVSAADLQSLEFVDDVSEALAEESLTPESLVLELTESAIIHNNELDRYTLASLRKLGVGLEIDDFGAGYSSMGYLRKLPVDRIKVDRQFVKELGSDPRQLEFLAAIQQVIRSCGLDGIWEGIETAEQAEALRSIGCTSGQGYYFGRPVPEDEFTEQLSRQTVWPA encoded by the coding sequence GTGACCAGCACAACGCCCGGCCTCCCGGCGGATCTTGACCCCCGGATTGGCCGATTGGAGCGGCAGGTCCGGGAGCTGACTGCCGAACTCCACCAGGCACGCTATGAGCAACGGCGGGACGCCCTCACGGACGCCCTGACCGGCTTGGGCAACCGGCTGGCACTGGTGGACGCCTTCATCCAGGCACAGGACGACGCCGATCAAGGCTCCGCGCCTCCGGCTCTCCTGCTGATGAACCTGGACGGTTTCACTGCATTGAAGAACGCGGCCGGCTACGCCGCCGCGGACCAGGTGTTGGTCACGGTGGCCATGCGCGTCCGGGCCGCTGTCAGGGACGGCGACGTGGTGTTCCGTCTGGGCGGCGACGAATTCGCGGTGCTGTTGCCGGCCACCCCCAAACCGCGGGCAACCGCCGTCGGAAACCGCATCCTGGCCGCGTTGGAACCTGCGATCGACCTGGGAAACGACGCCGTCCGGTGCGGCGCCAGCATGGGATTGCGAATAGCTGAGCCCTACCACAGCGCCGAAGACCTCCTCCAGGAGGCCGATCTGGCCATGGAAGAGTCAAAGGCGGAGGGCAGGAACAAGCTCAAGGTCTTTGATCCGGCCACGCTCCTGGCCCGGCAACTCCGGAGGCAGATCGTGGGCGAGCTGCCAGAGGCCATCCGTTCAGACCAGTTGGTGCTCTTCTATCAGCCCATTGTGGAGCTGGCCACCGGCCGGATCGAGGGCTGCGAAGCGCTGGTGCGCTGGAACCACCCGGTCCATGGTTTGATCATGCCCGATTCGTTCATCCCCGTGGCAGAGGCAACGGGCCAGATCGCGGAGCTGGGAAGGTGGGTCCTCCGGACCGCCGTCCGGCAGTTGCACGAATGGCGGCACGACCCCGCCACAGCGGGCCATGACTTTTCCATGCGGATCAACGTTTCCGCCGCAGATCTGCAAAGCCTGGAGTTCGTGGATGACGTCAGCGAGGCCCTTGCGGAGGAGTCACTGACGCCCGAATCGCTGGTGCTGGAACTGACGGAAAGCGCCATCATCCATAACAACGAGCTGGACCGCTACACCTTGGCAAGCCTTCGAAAGCTGGGGGTTGGCTTGGAAATTGATGACTTCGGTGCGGGCTACTCGTCCATGGGATACCTCAGGAAGCTTCCTGTGGACAGGATCAAAGTGGACCGGCAATTCGTGAAGGAACTCGGCAGCGACCCCCGGCAGCTGGAGTTCCTCGCCGCTATCCAGCAGGTTATCCGTTCCTGTGGACTGGACGGCATCTGGGAAGGGATCGAAACTGCGGAGCAAGCAGAGGCGCTTCGAAGCATCGGCTGCACCAGCGGGCAAGGCTACTACTTCGGCCGGCCGGTCCCTGAGGACGAGTTCACGGAGCAACTGTCCCGGCAGACGGTGTGGCCCGCTTAA
- a CDS encoding ArnT family glycosyltransferase, whose amino-acid sequence MATDLATRPAAHRMARVPAALALVAKGWGRLGAPVAGRKVPGTRIIAVLAAVVGYAACLYTTGHGTNLDYSDAQSHLTIARRILDSKAPGFEQLGTVWLPMPHLLLAPFVLNMWLFSTGWAAGLLGILALSGTATGLYLIAARLGLGRAGRLATTLVVLANPAVLYVYTTALTEPVLIMCIVGGMAGLAHWATSRRRMSAGELAVFAGIPSAAAVLSRYEGWALVMTGTLLVLVVAKRRTGQWREALVMAGGYVMIPAAAVLWWISYNWAIYGNPLEFMFGQYSAYAQQKNITDGGLLPTKGNLGLTLSTFHWSLLETSGVLVLALAACGAAVLIFRRGFANSTLLVAVTGSAYAFALLSLFLGQTAINNDHSLPTTWWNNRFALTALPLVAVLAAFAVEEFTRPARLRPVVAGVLLAGLVMQNAWWSQDPQGRLAVLAEGRMSAESTTNSTAAARWLNQHYTSGGILMDESARGNAVLPTMGIPLSEIYNRASGDFFGPALEDPAKYAQWVFVNVEAGTGARDSGPTDLVYRAITKDPSFTVRYSVVFSTPTHRIYERSSNQ is encoded by the coding sequence ATGGCAACTGACTTGGCCACCCGCCCCGCCGCCCATCGCATGGCCCGCGTCCCCGCGGCGCTGGCGCTGGTGGCCAAGGGGTGGGGGCGGCTGGGTGCCCCGGTGGCGGGCCGCAAGGTTCCCGGAACCAGGATCATCGCTGTGCTGGCCGCAGTGGTGGGGTACGCGGCGTGCCTGTACACAACCGGCCACGGCACCAACCTGGATTACTCGGACGCGCAGAGCCACCTGACCATCGCACGGCGCATCCTGGACAGCAAGGCCCCGGGCTTCGAGCAGCTGGGGACCGTGTGGCTGCCCATGCCCCACCTGCTGCTGGCGCCCTTTGTGCTGAACATGTGGTTGTTCAGCACGGGGTGGGCGGCCGGGCTGCTGGGCATCCTGGCGCTGTCCGGAACGGCCACGGGCCTGTACCTGATTGCTGCGCGGCTTGGGCTGGGCCGGGCAGGGCGGCTGGCCACCACCTTGGTGGTGCTGGCGAATCCTGCGGTGCTGTATGTCTACACGACGGCGCTCACCGAACCTGTGCTGATCATGTGCATAGTGGGCGGAATGGCGGGCCTGGCGCATTGGGCAACCAGCCGGCGTCGTATGAGTGCCGGTGAGCTGGCCGTTTTTGCCGGGATCCCCTCCGCGGCAGCGGTGCTGTCGCGGTATGAGGGCTGGGCCCTGGTGATGACCGGCACCTTGTTGGTGCTGGTGGTGGCCAAGCGGCGGACCGGTCAATGGCGGGAAGCACTGGTGATGGCGGGCGGCTACGTGATGATCCCGGCAGCCGCCGTGCTGTGGTGGATTTCGTACAACTGGGCTATTTACGGCAACCCGCTGGAGTTCATGTTCGGCCAGTACTCGGCGTACGCCCAGCAGAAGAACATCACCGACGGCGGACTGTTGCCTACCAAGGGCAACCTGGGGTTGACGCTGTCTACTTTCCATTGGTCGTTGCTGGAGACCTCCGGCGTGCTGGTCCTCGCGCTGGCGGCATGCGGTGCTGCGGTGCTGATCTTCCGCAGGGGTTTCGCCAACAGTACGTTGCTGGTGGCCGTGACCGGGAGCGCCTATGCCTTTGCGCTGTTGAGCCTCTTCCTGGGCCAGACCGCCATCAACAACGATCATTCGCTGCCCACCACCTGGTGGAACAACAGGTTCGCGCTCACTGCGCTGCCGTTGGTTGCGGTCCTTGCGGCTTTCGCGGTGGAGGAATTCACCCGGCCGGCACGCCTGCGGCCAGTGGTGGCCGGCGTGCTGCTGGCCGGCCTGGTCATGCAGAACGCCTGGTGGTCCCAGGACCCGCAAGGCCGCCTCGCAGTGTTGGCCGAGGGGCGGATGTCCGCCGAGTCAACCACCAACTCCACAGCGGCCGCCCGCTGGCTCAACCAGCACTATACCTCCGGCGGCATCCTGATGGATGAGAGCGCCAGGGGGAACGCGGTGCTTCCCACCATGGGCATCCCGCTCAGCGAGATCTACAACCGCGCTTCCGGTGATTTCTTTGGCCCCGCACTGGAGGATCCCGCCAAATATGCGCAGTGGGTTTTCGTGAACGTGGAAGCCGGCACCGGGGCCAGGGATTCCGGGCCCACGGACCTGGTGTACCGGGCCATCACCAAAGATCCTTCCTTCACCGTCCGCTACTCCGTGGTGTTTTCGACGCCCACCCATCGGATCTATGAAAGGTCCTCAAACCAGTGA
- a CDS encoding carbohydrate ABC transporter permease, with translation MSTKVSTPEMKSLHFQPRTPATTPGDKVVGAVSHTALTIWTLIVILPLLWTFMSSFKTSSEIFASPFALPGEWKLDNYIKAWSEAGIGSAFLNSIIVVAVALVIVMVLGAMCAYVLARYTFPGSRAIYYLMLAGLTFPIFLAMVPLFFVLKNMGLLNTLPGLILVYVGFALPFTVFFLFSFFKSLPHEITEAAALDGAGEWRTFFQVMLPMAKPGLASVAIFNFLGLWNQFLIPVSINAAGPRVLSQELAAFAGQMGYAVDYGALFAAVSVTVIPVLIVYVIFQRQLQGSVSQGTSK, from the coding sequence ATGAGTACCAAAGTCTCAACTCCGGAAATGAAGTCACTGCACTTCCAGCCACGGACGCCGGCCACCACTCCGGGCGACAAAGTGGTGGGGGCCGTATCCCATACAGCCCTGACCATCTGGACGCTCATTGTCATCCTTCCGCTCCTGTGGACCTTCATGTCCTCCTTCAAGACATCCAGCGAGATCTTCGCCTCGCCGTTTGCCTTGCCTGGCGAGTGGAAGCTGGACAACTACATCAAGGCCTGGAGCGAGGCCGGTATTGGCAGCGCTTTCCTTAACTCGATCATTGTGGTTGCGGTGGCATTGGTGATCGTCATGGTTCTCGGTGCCATGTGCGCCTACGTGCTGGCCAGGTACACCTTCCCGGGCAGCCGTGCCATCTACTACCTGATGCTGGCCGGACTGACGTTCCCGATCTTCCTTGCCATGGTGCCGTTGTTCTTCGTCTTGAAGAACATGGGCCTGTTGAACACGTTGCCCGGCCTCATCCTGGTGTACGTGGGATTCGCGCTTCCGTTCACCGTGTTCTTCCTGTTCTCCTTCTTCAAGTCGCTGCCGCACGAAATCACTGAGGCGGCTGCGCTTGACGGTGCGGGGGAGTGGCGGACCTTCTTCCAGGTCATGTTGCCCATGGCCAAGCCGGGGCTGGCCTCGGTGGCCATCTTCAACTTCCTGGGTTTGTGGAACCAGTTCCTTATCCCGGTATCCATCAACGCCGCCGGTCCGCGGGTTCTGTCACAGGAACTCGCTGCTTTCGCCGGCCAGATGGGCTACGCAGTGGACTACGGTGCGTTGTTTGCCGCGGTCAGTGTCACTGTCATTCCAGTGCTGATTGTTTACGTGATCTTCCAACGCCAGTTGCAGGGTTCCGTCTCGCAGGGAACGTCCAAGTGA
- a CDS encoding glycosyltransferase, giving the protein MTPFSHLANPPAARQSIGQTLLAAGLVSPEQLQRALDRASSEGGLLGQHLILEAGLDRRRVFEVLAEHWDAPLVDLMAEPADDALMEALGYNDVGEPTWLPWRMDDGVLTVATAVAPTVAIAEEAAEIFGASHVYFRTTTDWDINQSVQRSFRRHLLYESAERLAEERPGESARTALVRWQRILPAVLLTGVVVALVVAPLYAVIVLLAAANIVFLVSIAFKTVASLRWPFDQFHEAQVSKARNKERAKRGLPPLVEDRVPDADLPVYTILIPVFREANIIDKLLTNLGQLDYPRSKLDVLVLLEEDDAETIAAAKASRPPEYVRILIVPRGDPQTKPRACNYGLTFARGEYVVIYDAEDRPDPGQLRASIAAFKKDEFERKHLNPNRKPLICVQAALNYFNADQNVLTRMFTIEYTHWFDSMLPGLDNSGIPLPLGGTSNHFVTSLLKEVGAWDPWNVTEDADLGLRAAVEGYRVGVINSTTWEEACSQVPAWIKQRTRWIKGYMITSAVNTRNSLRYIKRTGVPGAVGFLGLILGTPLAFLAYPLVVGFTVVTYIGYDIVGLVLPGWLLVGGVVSMLFGNAMMIIVSGLATWRRHGWRIAIFALLNPFYWVLHSVAAWRAAWQMLTSPHKWEKTPHGLEEEYHDDGHWAG; this is encoded by the coding sequence GTGACGCCCTTCTCCCATCTGGCCAATCCGCCGGCAGCCCGGCAGTCGATCGGCCAAACACTGTTGGCCGCGGGATTGGTATCCCCGGAGCAACTACAGCGGGCCCTGGACCGGGCCTCCAGCGAAGGCGGGCTGCTGGGACAGCACCTGATCCTGGAAGCCGGGCTGGACCGGCGTCGTGTCTTTGAAGTTCTGGCCGAGCATTGGGACGCTCCCTTGGTTGACCTGATGGCGGAACCGGCGGACGACGCGTTGATGGAAGCCTTGGGCTACAACGACGTCGGCGAGCCCACCTGGCTGCCGTGGCGAATGGACGATGGGGTGCTCACCGTAGCCACGGCGGTTGCACCCACGGTGGCCATCGCCGAAGAAGCGGCGGAGATCTTCGGTGCCAGCCACGTCTACTTCCGAACCACCACGGACTGGGACATCAACCAGTCCGTCCAACGCTCCTTCCGGCGGCACCTGCTGTATGAATCAGCCGAAAGACTGGCTGAAGAACGGCCGGGGGAATCAGCGCGGACTGCCCTGGTCAGGTGGCAGCGGATCCTCCCCGCAGTGTTGCTCACAGGGGTAGTGGTGGCATTGGTGGTGGCGCCCCTGTACGCGGTGATTGTGCTCCTGGCCGCGGCCAACATTGTGTTCCTGGTCAGCATTGCCTTCAAAACGGTGGCCAGCCTTCGCTGGCCCTTCGACCAGTTCCACGAAGCACAGGTGAGCAAGGCCAGGAACAAGGAGCGCGCAAAACGCGGACTTCCTCCGCTGGTGGAGGACCGGGTTCCCGATGCCGACCTGCCCGTGTACACCATCCTGATTCCGGTGTTCCGTGAAGCCAACATCATCGATAAATTGCTGACCAACCTGGGCCAGTTGGACTATCCACGGTCCAAACTGGATGTCCTGGTGCTTCTCGAAGAGGACGACGCAGAGACAATCGCCGCTGCCAAGGCCTCCCGCCCTCCTGAATACGTGCGCATCCTGATCGTTCCCCGGGGTGATCCGCAAACCAAGCCCAGGGCCTGCAACTACGGATTGACCTTTGCCCGGGGTGAGTACGTGGTGATCTACGACGCTGAGGACCGCCCGGATCCGGGCCAGCTCAGGGCATCAATCGCCGCGTTCAAGAAGGACGAGTTTGAGCGCAAGCACCTCAACCCGAACCGTAAGCCACTGATCTGTGTCCAAGCTGCCTTGAACTACTTCAACGCGGACCAGAACGTGCTCACCCGGATGTTCACCATCGAGTACACCCACTGGTTCGATTCCATGCTCCCTGGGCTGGACAATTCCGGCATTCCGCTGCCCTTGGGCGGGACCTCCAACCACTTTGTGACCTCCCTGCTCAAGGAAGTCGGCGCGTGGGACCCGTGGAACGTCACCGAGGACGCGGACCTTGGCCTGCGGGCTGCCGTGGAGGGTTACCGTGTGGGCGTCATCAACTCCACCACCTGGGAGGAGGCCTGCTCCCAGGTGCCGGCGTGGATCAAGCAAAGGACACGGTGGATCAAGGGCTACATGATCACTTCAGCCGTGAACACCCGCAACTCGCTGCGCTACATCAAAAGGACCGGGGTACCTGGCGCCGTTGGCTTCCTGGGACTGATCCTGGGTACCCCCTTGGCATTCCTGGCGTATCCCCTGGTGGTGGGATTCACGGTGGTCACCTACATCGGCTACGACATTGTGGGGCTGGTTCTCCCCGGATGGTTGCTGGTGGGCGGGGTGGTTTCCATGCTGTTCGGCAACGCCATGATGATCATCGTTTCTGGCTTGGCAACGTGGCGCCGGCACGGTTGGCGGATCGCCATTTTTGCGCTGCTCAACCCGTTCTACTGGGTGTTGCACTCGGTGGCGGCGTGGCGGGCGGCATGGCAGATGCTCACCAGCCCCCACAAGTGGGAGAAGACTCCGCACGGACTGGAGGAGGAATATCACGACGACGGGCACTGGGCAGGGTGA
- a CDS encoding cellulose biosynthesis cyclic di-GMP-binding regulatory protein BcsB yields the protein MPGANAAPAPVQGSAVVSSSSVSALAGQSEQMVAVPVTAGLEPTRVKGTIVLSGKAEGTIRATINGRVVLEAKAAATIPLDAAVTSDDVTTTTGTAAGQQLNVGLQFVPATQNMCVVSTASATLNNLAVDFTGTAKAPATVGEFFPATIPAVVLPVPSDPQADVSAAVMAAAAAMSHRYPSAAVSVVPEAQLQARASGLPAGSRILSITRGEGETSTTLASTAGLPQLILSGHDEQLRTAARALASDNTALAATASVSGLTSALPGAPGLVQSLKDLGSSTLTLSGYGTPESYVGVSQSQFGGPVSSVKVQLKGTHTAVPDNAQAQLSVYWNDYLLSSKNLDGGDTFSVDADVPAGQLQARNGLRIRLAALPAGGDCSGPAGVMPMEVTLDTAGSVLTAARGESAKAGFARFPQVLGQSVPVAFGDNDAQSNTVNAATIVASLQRDSAALLDTRMVGVDALAGSSESGLVVGATADVANKLKAPLRLAEFRTISPDDVEYGVGTAAPYGVLEAFEQGGRNLLLLGAWAPDTDAAAGQALQANLTAHVSGVEGGWASLSRNLLVTQPSGTPVLLESNVVVPQKAVTDDYRPYAWWIGGAILVLGLAYAARIVLMRRRARAAHVYVDAEQEAAETSSAGTSSTGAEDSQPRHGN from the coding sequence GTGCCAGGGGCCAATGCCGCACCGGCACCCGTTCAGGGATCCGCCGTGGTCTCCTCGTCCAGCGTGTCAGCTCTGGCTGGCCAATCCGAGCAAATGGTGGCCGTCCCCGTTACCGCCGGCCTTGAACCCACCAGGGTCAAGGGAACCATTGTGCTGTCCGGCAAAGCTGAAGGCACCATCCGTGCCACCATCAACGGCCGGGTGGTGCTCGAGGCCAAGGCCGCGGCTACCATTCCGCTTGATGCTGCAGTCACCAGCGACGACGTCACCACCACCACCGGCACAGCGGCAGGCCAGCAGCTGAATGTGGGGCTCCAGTTCGTGCCGGCCACGCAGAACATGTGCGTTGTCTCTACCGCGAGCGCCACGCTGAACAATCTGGCCGTGGATTTCACCGGCACCGCAAAGGCCCCCGCAACAGTGGGAGAGTTCTTCCCGGCGACCATTCCCGCCGTCGTTCTTCCCGTGCCTTCCGATCCGCAAGCGGACGTCTCCGCAGCAGTCATGGCAGCGGCGGCCGCCATGTCCCACCGGTACCCCTCGGCAGCCGTCAGCGTGGTCCCGGAGGCCCAGTTGCAGGCCCGTGCCTCGGGCCTTCCGGCAGGCAGCCGGATCCTCAGCATCACCCGTGGGGAAGGCGAGACCAGCACCACCCTTGCCTCCACCGCGGGGTTGCCGCAACTGATCCTCAGCGGCCACGATGAACAGCTCCGCACGGCGGCGCGTGCACTGGCCAGCGACAACACCGCGCTCGCGGCCACCGCCAGCGTTAGCGGCCTGACCTCGGCATTGCCGGGCGCTCCAGGGCTGGTGCAGAGCCTCAAGGATCTGGGCAGCAGCACGCTGACGCTGTCCGGCTATGGCACCCCGGAATCCTATGTGGGGGTGAGCCAGTCGCAGTTCGGCGGCCCGGTTTCCTCGGTGAAGGTGCAGCTCAAGGGAACCCACACCGCGGTTCCGGACAACGCGCAGGCGCAACTGTCCGTGTACTGGAACGATTACCTCTTGAGCTCCAAAAACCTGGATGGCGGGGATACGTTCTCCGTTGACGCGGACGTTCCGGCGGGTCAGCTGCAGGCGAGGAATGGCCTGCGGATCCGTCTTGCTGCCCTTCCCGCGGGTGGGGACTGCTCCGGACCGGCCGGAGTGATGCCCATGGAAGTCACCCTTGATACGGCCGGAAGCGTCCTGACTGCTGCCCGTGGCGAATCCGCCAAGGCAGGCTTTGCCCGTTTCCCGCAGGTCCTGGGGCAGAGCGTTCCGGTAGCTTTTGGCGACAATGATGCGCAGTCCAACACGGTGAACGCCGCTACGATTGTTGCTTCCCTGCAGCGCGACAGTGCCGCCCTGTTGGATACCCGGATGGTGGGCGTGGATGCCCTTGCCGGGTCCAGCGAGTCGGGCCTGGTGGTGGGCGCCACTGCGGATGTTGCCAACAAGCTCAAGGCACCCCTGCGGTTGGCGGAGTTCCGCACCATCTCCCCGGACGACGTCGAATATGGCGTGGGTACGGCAGCACCGTATGGCGTGCTGGAAGCGTTCGAACAGGGCGGCCGCAACCTGCTGCTCCTGGGAGCGTGGGCGCCGGACACTGACGCTGCTGCCGGCCAGGCATTGCAGGCAAACCTGACGGCCCACGTGAGTGGCGTTGAAGGCGGATGGGCCTCGCTCTCCCGAAACCTCCTGGTCACGCAACCTTCCGGAACTCCTGTGCTGCTGGAAAGCAATGTGGTGGTCCCGCAAAAGGCTGTGACTGATGACTACCGTCCCTACGCCTGGTGGATCGGTGGGGCCATCCTGGTCCTGGGGCTCGCCTATGCGGCCCGGATTGTGTTGATGCGGCGCCGCGCCAGGGCAGCCCACGTCTACGTGGATGCTGAGCAGGAAGCAGCGGAGACGTCCTCCGCCGGCACATCATCCACTGGGGCTGAGGACTCACAGCCGCGCCATGGCAACTGA
- a CDS encoding antibiotic biosynthesis monooxygenase, with translation MIFIVVKFKVKPAWSERWMGLVGDFTASTRAESGNLWFDWSRSVEDPNEFVLVEAFQDDAAEAHVNSAHFKKAMEDMPQALVETPRIISRQVDGSDWDRMGELTIG, from the coding sequence GTGATCTTCATTGTGGTCAAATTCAAGGTCAAGCCGGCATGGTCGGAACGCTGGATGGGCCTGGTGGGAGACTTCACCGCGTCCACCCGTGCAGAGTCCGGCAACCTGTGGTTCGACTGGTCGCGCAGCGTGGAGGACCCCAACGAGTTCGTTTTGGTGGAAGCCTTCCAGGATGATGCCGCCGAGGCCCATGTGAACAGCGCCCACTTCAAGAAAGCCATGGAGGACATGCCGCAGGCTTTGGTGGAAACCCCGCGTATCATCAGCCGCCAGGTGGACGGCAGTGATTGGGACCGGATGGGCGAACTGACCATCGGCTGA
- a CDS encoding carbohydrate ABC transporter permease has translation MTAVETQQGRNDDGAAAVVPAAAPPQQLVRRRRKPLTWDKVSFFTVFLGLPLAIYLLFVIWPFIQAFGYSLTDWSGFSPNQNFIGLDNYVKIFTDDIFMKAMGNNIVLVIFLPIITIILSLVLASLVTVGGSSKGQIKGLRNSSFYRVVSFFPYTIPAVAIGIMWGQIYDPSGGLLNGFLTGLGLEQFKDFAWLGDKNTAMVATMFVIVWGFVGFYMVLFVAGIKGIPAELFEAARIDGAGRFRTAVSITIPLIRDNIQTAYIYMGILALDAFVYMAALNSGGGPDNSTLVMSQQLFFTAFSKGQFGLASAMGVVLAIATLIFSGLVFLANKLTGGDKDVSL, from the coding sequence TTCCGGCTGCGGCCCCACCTCAGCAGTTGGTGAGGCGGCGGCGCAAGCCGTTGACGTGGGACAAGGTCAGTTTCTTCACGGTATTCCTCGGACTGCCGCTGGCGATCTATCTCTTGTTCGTGATCTGGCCGTTTATCCAGGCGTTCGGGTACTCCCTGACGGACTGGTCCGGTTTCTCGCCGAACCAGAACTTCATTGGCCTGGACAACTACGTGAAGATCTTCACGGACGACATCTTCATGAAGGCCATGGGGAACAACATCGTCCTGGTGATCTTCCTTCCGATCATCACCATCATCCTCAGCCTGGTGCTCGCATCACTGGTGACCGTTGGTGGCAGCAGCAAAGGCCAGATCAAGGGGCTGCGCAACTCAAGCTTTTACCGCGTGGTCTCCTTCTTTCCATACACCATCCCCGCAGTCGCAATCGGCATCATGTGGGGGCAGATTTACGATCCCTCCGGTGGTTTGCTCAACGGCTTCCTGACCGGTCTGGGCCTGGAGCAGTTCAAGGACTTCGCATGGCTGGGTGACAAGAACACCGCCATGGTGGCCACCATGTTCGTGATTGTCTGGGGCTTTGTTGGCTTCTACATGGTCCTGTTCGTTGCAGGCATCAAGGGCATTCCGGCCGAGCTGTTCGAGGCCGCCAGGATCGATGGCGCCGGCCGCTTCCGCACCGCCGTCTCCATCACCATCCCCCTGATCCGTGACAACATCCAGACGGCCTACATCTACATGGGCATCCTGGCGTTGGATGCGTTCGTTTACATGGCTGCACTCAACTCGGGCGGCGGCCCGGACAACTCCACCTTGGTGATGTCCCAGCAACTGTTCTTCACTGCTTTCAGCAAGGGACAGTTCGGCCTGGCCAGTGCCATGGGTGTGGTCCTGGCAATAGCCACGTTGATCTTCTCCGGCCTGGTGTTCCTGGCCAACAAGCTCACCGGCGGCGACAAGGATGTGAGCCTGTAA
- a CDS encoding GGDEF domain-containing protein codes for MVLDAFSVRVSLGVVTLTLIVLFWASFRRTRSAYAGWWSVALLEFMLGNTAFLLNGTVHQQWANPVGNVLVVAGAFSVWAGALSLRDRKPRLWQLAVGPAVTAVASLLEGPAVNVWSGGFVYLAMMTLGIALAAKDLWFIKASLSGAPKALSIAAGLLALYYLARWVVYSVEGPGSENFRTWFGPAPSGLVAMVLLVTVSFSMTALTSDQLIKGLKERASRDHLTGLLNRGTFLELAGSELGRLHATESGAAIVLADLDNFKAVNDEHGHGAGDAALKAFADACLASARSTDLIARYGGEEFILFLPGATQERAENIAGEISRRMAAMTAAEGFTFPTISYGVTSDAPAGADLSFMIEVADAALYSAKAQGRNRIVGADRLEAATIADEARS; via the coding sequence ATGGTTCTCGATGCATTCTCTGTGAGGGTTTCCCTGGGCGTGGTCACATTGACACTCATCGTCCTTTTCTGGGCATCCTTCCGTCGCACCCGCTCCGCGTACGCGGGGTGGTGGAGTGTGGCCCTCCTGGAGTTCATGCTGGGCAACACGGCCTTCCTGCTCAACGGCACAGTCCATCAGCAATGGGCCAACCCCGTTGGCAACGTCCTGGTGGTGGCCGGGGCCTTCAGCGTGTGGGCCGGCGCGCTCTCCCTGAGGGACCGTAAACCCCGCCTCTGGCAGTTGGCCGTGGGCCCCGCAGTGACGGCCGTGGCATCCCTCCTTGAAGGGCCGGCGGTGAACGTGTGGTCCGGAGGGTTCGTCTACCTGGCCATGATGACGTTGGGCATTGCCTTGGCTGCCAAGGACCTATGGTTTATCAAAGCCTCGCTGTCCGGAGCTCCCAAAGCGCTCTCCATAGCTGCAGGACTGCTTGCCCTCTACTACCTGGCGCGGTGGGTGGTGTACTCCGTTGAAGGACCGGGCAGCGAAAACTTCCGCACGTGGTTCGGGCCCGCGCCCTCGGGGTTGGTGGCCATGGTGCTTCTGGTGACGGTGTCCTTCAGCATGACGGCACTCACCAGTGACCAGCTCATCAAGGGTTTGAAGGAAAGGGCCAGCCGGGACCACCTGACGGGCCTGCTCAACCGGGGCACGTTCCTTGAGCTGGCCGGCAGCGAGCTGGGCCGCCTGCATGCAACGGAGTCCGGTGCGGCAATCGTGCTGGCAGACCTGGACAACTTCAAAGCGGTCAACGATGAACACGGGCACGGCGCCGGGGACGCGGCCCTCAAAGCGTTCGCCGACGCCTGCCTGGCATCGGCCAGGTCCACTGACCTGATTGCCCGCTACGGAGGGGAAGAGTTCATTCTGTTCCTGCCCGGGGCCACCCAGGAACGTGCTGAAAACATCGCCGGTGAGATCAGCCGCCGCATGGCCGCTATGACTGCGGCAGAGGGATTCACCTTCCCTACCATCAGCTACGGCGTCACCTCCGATGCCCCTGCAGGGGCCGATCTCAGCTTCATGATCGAGGTAGCGGACGCAGCCCTGTACAGCGCCAAAGCGCAAGGAAGAAACCGGATTGTAGGAGCCGACCGCCTCGAGGCGGCCACTATCGCTGACGAGGCACGATCATGA